From a single Thalassospira sp. ER-Se-21-Dark genomic region:
- the amrS gene encoding AmmeMemoRadiSam system radical SAM enzyme, with product MTDPAIKTDTVPARYWHHLDDGRIQCDVCPRFCKLKDGQRGLCFVRARLGDQMVLTTWGRSSGFCIDPIEKKPLNHFLPGTPILSFGTAGCNLTCKFCQNYEISKAREMDKLSSLATPEMIAKTAKAHGCSAVAFTYNDPVIFLEYAVDVAIACREMGIRTVAVTAGYIGDKAREEFFRHMDAANVDLKGFTDRFYHQLCSAHLDDVLETLKYLRHETGVWVELTNLVIPGENDGDAEFHEMTAWIHDELGPDVPMHFSAFHPDWKMMDTPRTPPETLVRARKIAMDNGIRYAYVGNVHDKTHSSTFCHGCGEILIGRDWYQLSDWNLDAHGACKSCGTHCAGVFQAKPGTWGPKRQPVRLMA from the coding sequence TTGACTGATCCCGCAATCAAAACCGACACCGTGCCAGCCCGCTACTGGCACCATCTCGACGATGGCCGCATCCAGTGCGATGTCTGCCCGCGCTTTTGCAAGCTCAAGGACGGGCAGCGGGGCTTGTGTTTTGTCCGCGCGCGCCTTGGCGATCAGATGGTGCTGACGACGTGGGGTCGATCCTCGGGCTTTTGCATCGACCCGATCGAGAAAAAGCCGCTCAATCATTTTCTGCCGGGCACCCCGATCCTGTCCTTTGGCACGGCGGGCTGTAATCTGACCTGCAAGTTCTGCCAGAATTACGAGATATCGAAGGCGCGCGAGATGGACAAGCTTTCCTCGCTCGCCACCCCTGAAATGATCGCCAAAACCGCCAAGGCGCATGGCTGCTCGGCCGTGGCCTTTACCTATAATGATCCGGTGATCTTCCTTGAATATGCCGTCGATGTCGCCATTGCCTGTCGCGAAATGGGCATTCGCACCGTCGCGGTCACGGCGGGCTATATTGGTGATAAGGCGCGCGAGGAATTTTTCCGCCACATGGATGCCGCCAATGTCGATCTGAAGGGCTTCACGGATCGCTTTTATCATCAGCTATGCTCGGCGCATCTCGATGACGTGCTGGAAACGCTTAAATACCTGCGCCATGAAACTGGCGTCTGGGTGGAACTGACCAATCTTGTCATTCCCGGCGAAAATGATGGCGATGCCGAGTTCCATGAAATGACAGCTTGGATCCATGATGAACTTGGTCCGGATGTGCCGATGCATTTTTCGGCCTTTCATCCCGACTGGAAAATGATGGATACACCACGCACCCCGCCCGAGACCTTGGTGCGTGCGCGCAAGATCGCCATGGATAACGGCATTCGCTATGCCTATGTCGGCAACGTTCATGATAAAACGCACAGCAGCACTTTCTGCCATGGCTGCGGCGAGATCCTGATTGGCCGTGACTGGTATCAGCTTTCTGACTGGAACCTTGATGCCCATGGCGCCTGCAAAAGCTGTGGCACACATTGTGCCGGTGTGTTTCAGGCCAAACCCGGGACATGGGGCCCGAAACGCCAACCGGTCCGCCTGATGGCCTGA
- a CDS encoding cupin domain-containing protein, with protein MEIKRAGSQASTVGSPEYFTGQVRIEPIISAADPARVAAANVTFEPGARTTWHTHPLGQTIIVTAGFGRAQREGGPIEEIRPGDIVWFEPGEKHWHGAGPETAMTHIAIQEKLNGSPVDWLEPVTDAEYLGQ; from the coding sequence ATGGAAATCAAACGCGCCGGATCGCAGGCCTCAACCGTCGGATCCCCGGAATATTTCACCGGACAGGTTCGCATCGAACCGATCATCAGTGCGGCTGATCCCGCCCGGGTGGCCGCCGCCAATGTGACGTTCGAGCCCGGCGCACGCACCACATGGCACACCCATCCGCTGGGCCAGACCATCATCGTCACCGCAGGTTTTGGTCGCGCGCAGCGCGAAGGCGGCCCGATAGAGGAAATCCGTCCCGGCGATATCGTCTGGTTTGAACCAGGCGAAAAACACTGGCACGGGGCCGGTCCCGAAACCGCCATGACCCATATCGCCATTCAGGAAAAGCTCAATGGCTCCCCGGTTGATTGGTTGGAACCCGTGACGGATGCGGAGTATCTCGGCCAATAA
- a CDS encoding GNAT family N-acetyltransferase produces the protein MKIRKARLGDVGAIFAIRSRVRENHLSASELAERGITKAAFGKWLEQGYGIWLADLDGSAAGFAIAIPREATLWALFVDPEFEGRGVGAALLRTAEDWLFAQGCNDISLTTGANPENRAHGFYESHGWHSTGDVENDEVEYIKSNPSLSLFDFG, from the coding sequence ATGAAAATTCGCAAAGCCCGTTTGGGCGATGTCGGGGCAATCTTTGCCATCCGAAGCCGAGTGCGTGAAAACCATCTTTCGGCATCTGAGCTGGCCGAACGCGGCATCACCAAGGCCGCCTTTGGCAAATGGCTGGAACAGGGATACGGCATCTGGCTTGCCGATCTTGATGGCTCTGCCGCAGGCTTCGCCATTGCCATCCCCAGGGAAGCAACGCTTTGGGCGCTGTTTGTCGATCCGGAATTTGAAGGCCGCGGGGTGGGGGCGGCATTGCTGCGCACCGCCGAAGACTGGCTGTTTGCCCAAGGATGTAATGACATCTCGCTCACCACCGGGGCCAATCCGGAAAACCGCGCGCACGGTTTTTATGAAAGCCACGGCTGGCATTCCACGGGTGATGTCGAAAACGACGAGGTGGAATACATCAAATCCAACCCGTCGCTTTCGCTGTTTGATTTTGGCTAG
- a CDS encoding NnrS family protein, protein MAGRTAPISITEPQRATHPFWTGAFRPLFLLAGLLAIVAVVWWVAGFVHGIATPSLGTGSWWHAHEMIFGFGGAAIGGFLLTAIANWTSRPPISGTMLMALTASWLIGRLAIGFGENLDPALTIVGALIYFIFLLALGVRELVAARNYRNMRVLAVISLIALFDGLFVAACLDVIALDPAMLYQTAILAIILLIGLIGGRVIPAFTRNWMQREQINAPMPAMFGRFDMVCLASIALGIVAVILDPAGVVAGSVLLFAGIVHAIRLMRWRGVHSWREPIVIMLHLGYFWVPAGLILLGIAILWPDVMSSRDALHALTGGAMACMVLAIAGRAALGHTGRELRAGWALNSAFGLIWVSTLLRVMVGFAGSGYVTILAIATLMWIGGWLAFLIGYAPVLLGPSQKKTRGIPVR, encoded by the coding sequence ATGGCTGGCAGAACCGCACCGATTTCGATTACCGAACCACAACGCGCCACACATCCGTTCTGGACGGGGGCTTTTCGCCCGCTTTTCCTGCTGGCCGGGCTTCTGGCCATCGTGGCTGTTGTTTGGTGGGTTGCGGGCTTTGTGCATGGCATTGCAACACCCAGTCTGGGAACAGGTTCATGGTGGCATGCCCATGAAATGATTTTCGGATTTGGCGGGGCGGCCATCGGGGGATTCTTGCTGACCGCGATTGCCAACTGGACAAGTCGCCCACCGATTTCAGGAACCATGTTAATGGCGTTAACCGCAAGCTGGCTGATCGGGCGGCTGGCGATTGGTTTTGGCGAGAATTTAGACCCGGCTTTGACGATTGTCGGGGCGCTGATCTATTTCATCTTTTTGCTGGCTCTTGGTGTGCGGGAACTGGTTGCCGCCCGCAATTACCGCAATATGCGGGTTCTGGCCGTCATTTCCCTGATCGCGCTATTTGATGGACTGTTTGTCGCCGCCTGCCTTGATGTCATAGCCCTTGATCCGGCCATGCTGTATCAAACGGCGATTCTGGCGATCATATTGCTGATCGGCTTGATTGGCGGGCGGGTCATCCCGGCCTTTACACGAAACTGGATGCAGCGCGAACAGATCAATGCCCCCATGCCTGCCATGTTCGGACGGTTTGACATGGTGTGCCTGGCCAGCATTGCGCTTGGCATTGTTGCCGTGATCCTTGATCCGGCGGGCGTGGTTGCCGGGTCTGTGTTGCTGTTTGCCGGGATTGTGCATGCCATCCGTTTGATGCGATGGCGCGGTGTGCATAGCTGGCGCGAACCCATCGTGATCATGCTGCATCTTGGCTATTTCTGGGTGCCCGCCGGACTTATTCTGCTTGGTATTGCGATCCTTTGGCCCGATGTCATGAGCAGCCGCGATGCCCTGCATGCGCTGACCGGCGGGGCAATGGCCTGCATGGTACTGGCCATTGCCGGGCGGGCCGCCCTTGGCCATACCGGGCGGGAATTGCGCGCCGGGTGGGCCTTGAACAGTGCCTTTGGGCTTATATGGGTTTCGACCCTGTTGCGCGTCATGGTCGGTTTTGCCGGATCGGGGTATGTCACCATTCTGGCGATTGCGACCCTGATGTGGATTGGCGGATGGCTGGCGTTCCTGATTGGTTATGCGCCCGTATTGCTGGGGCCAAGCCAAAAGAAAACGCGTGGCATTCCGGTGCGGTAA
- a CDS encoding leucyl aminopeptidase, with amino-acid sequence MKITFSDLAIPKTGAVIAFATEGADLMPSAVALDEATGGAITKAIKASTFKGKSGQSLQVLAPANVDLSRVIIFGIGKEAEFDVIAAQKLGGSVTARALSTGEKELSVLFDMENLACDFATGAMLRDYRFDKYRTTETKEDKPVLKAFDIATRDHKDAKKQFESAKKVVEGVFFTRDLVSEPANILYPESFAKEVSALEKLGVEIDVLDEKEMKKLGMGALLGVAMGSARKPAMVVMRWNGGKKKDAPIAFVGKGVTFDTGGISIKPAAGMEDMKWDMGGAGVVSGLMKALAGRKAKCNVVAVLGLVENMPSSTAQRPGDVVTSMSGQTIEVINTDAEGRLVLCDALTYVQEKYDPRLIVDLATLTGAVIIALGHENAGLFSNNDDLATQITTAGLSVDEGVWRLPLSPAYDKQLKSDIADMKNVGGRPAGSITAAQFLKRFITKDRPWAHLDIAAMAWSTADKEVVPKGGTGFGVRLLDRFVADNYES; translated from the coding sequence ATGAAGATCACGTTTTCCGATCTCGCCATTCCGAAAACCGGTGCCGTTATCGCCTTTGCGACCGAGGGTGCCGATCTGATGCCCAGTGCCGTCGCACTTGATGAGGCAACCGGGGGTGCGATCACCAAGGCGATCAAGGCGTCGACCTTCAAGGGCAAATCCGGCCAAAGCCTGCAGGTTCTTGCACCGGCCAATGTCGATCTGTCGCGCGTGATCATTTTCGGGATCGGCAAGGAAGCCGAATTTGACGTGATTGCCGCCCAGAAACTTGGTGGCTCCGTCACCGCACGTGCGCTTTCCACTGGCGAGAAAGAGCTTTCCGTTCTGTTTGATATGGAAAACCTCGCCTGTGATTTCGCAACCGGTGCGATGCTGCGCGATTATCGTTTCGATAAATACCGCACCACCGAGACCAAGGAAGACAAACCGGTCCTCAAGGCGTTCGATATCGCCACCCGCGATCACAAGGACGCCAAGAAACAGTTTGAGTCCGCCAAAAAGGTCGTCGAAGGCGTGTTCTTCACCCGCGATCTGGTGTCTGAGCCGGCCAACATTCTCTATCCGGAAAGCTTCGCCAAGGAAGTCTCTGCCCTTGAAAAACTCGGGGTCGAGATTGACGTCCTTGACGAAAAGGAAATGAAGAAACTCGGCATGGGCGCGCTTTTGGGTGTTGCCATGGGTTCGGCCCGCAAACCGGCCATGGTCGTCATGCGCTGGAACGGTGGCAAGAAAAAGGACGCACCGATTGCCTTCGTGGGCAAGGGTGTGACCTTTGATACCGGCGGTATTTCGATCAAGCCGGCTGCCGGTATGGAAGACATGAAGTGGGATATGGGCGGTGCCGGTGTGGTATCGGGCTTGATGAAGGCACTTGCCGGTCGTAAGGCGAAATGCAACGTGGTTGCGGTGCTTGGCCTTGTTGAAAACATGCCGTCCTCAACCGCACAGCGTCCGGGCGATGTTGTGACCTCGATGTCGGGTCAGACGATCGAAGTCATCAATACCGACGCCGAAGGCCGCTTGGTTCTGTGTGACGCGCTGACCTATGTGCAGGAAAAATACGATCCGCGTTTGATCGTTGATCTTGCGACCCTGACCGGTGCGGTCATCATCGCATTGGGTCATGAAAATGCTGGTCTGTTTTCCAACAATGATGATCTCGCCACCCAGATCACCACAGCCGGTCTTTCGGTGGATGAAGGCGTCTGGCGTTTGCCGCTGTCACCGGCCTATGACAAGCAGCTTAAATCCGACATTGCCGATATGAAAAACGTCGGCGGTCGCCCGGCCGGTTCGATCACCGCCGCCCAGTTCCTCAAACGCTTTATCACCAAGGATCGCCCGTGGGCGCATCTTGATATCGCGGCCATGGCCTGGTCGACGGCGGACAAGGAAGTCGTGCCAAAAGGCGGCACCGGCTTTGGCGTACGTCTGCTTGATCGCTTTGTTGCCGACAACTACGAGTCCTGA
- a CDS encoding DNA polymerase III subunit chi has translation MADIWFYHLTSMPLERALPTLLSKTLEREKRAVVMTGVEERVEAINTLLWTYDPASWLPHGSKSDGDAEMQPVWLTAEDENPNNAQFLFLTDRAMSDKVGDYERVIMLFDDRDRDAVAEARTRWKDWKDAGHKLSYWQQTPQGAWEKKAES, from the coding sequence ATGGCTGATATCTGGTTTTACCATCTCACCAGCATGCCGCTGGAACGGGCCTTGCCCACTCTGCTCTCCAAAACGCTGGAGCGCGAAAAGCGTGCCGTGGTGATGACCGGTGTCGAAGAACGGGTCGAGGCCATCAATACCCTGCTTTGGACCTACGACCCTGCAAGCTGGTTGCCCCATGGTTCCAAGTCCGATGGTGATGCGGAAATGCAGCCGGTCTGGCTGACGGCCGAGGATGAAAATCCCAATAATGCCCAGTTCCTGTTTCTGACCGACCGTGCCATGAGCGACAAGGTCGGCGACTATGAACGCGTCATCATGCTGTTTGATGATCGCGATCGCGATGCGGTGGCAGAAGCCCGCACGCGCTGGAAAGACTGGAAAGACGCCGGACACAAACTGTCCTACTGGCAACAAACCCCGCAAGGCGCGTGGGAGAAAAAGGCCGAAAGCTGA
- a CDS encoding GNAT family N-acetyltransferase, which produces MSFKPTHAADIELRKATRNDADHMAKLINLAGEGLPVYLWQEMIEGNETAWDVGRRRALREEGGFSYHNTRFAFGENQIMGAIIAYAQPDQFDPIDPAELPAMFVPILELESLAPGSWYINVLAVYPPFHNRGIGSFLVRAAEEDARKAGKTSVSIIASDGNPGAVRLYERLGYTACASRKMVKEGWENPGENWILLIKEI; this is translated from the coding sequence ATGAGTTTCAAACCAACACACGCCGCCGATATCGAACTGCGGAAGGCCACAAGAAATGACGCTGATCACATGGCCAAGCTGATCAACCTCGCGGGCGAAGGCCTGCCGGTTTATCTGTGGCAGGAAATGATCGAAGGCAACGAGACCGCCTGGGACGTTGGCCGCCGCCGCGCCCTGCGCGAAGAAGGCGGGTTTTCGTACCACAACACCCGATTTGCGTTTGGTGAAAACCAGATCATGGGGGCGATCATTGCCTACGCCCAGCCGGATCAATTTGACCCAATTGACCCGGCGGAACTTCCGGCGATGTTTGTCCCGATCCTTGAGCTTGAAAGTCTGGCACCGGGCAGTTGGTACATCAATGTTCTGGCGGTCTATCCACCGTTTCACAATCGCGGTATCGGATCATTTCTGGTCCGCGCCGCAGAGGAAGACGCCCGCAAAGCCGGAAAGACATCGGTCAGCATCATCGCATCCGATGGCAATCCCGGTGCCGTGCGCCTTTATGAACGCCTTGGTTATACCGCCTGCGCATCGCGCAAGATGGTCAAGGAAGGTTGGGAAAATCCCGGTGAAAACTGGATCTTGCTGATCAAGGAAATCTGA
- a CDS encoding homocysteine S-methyltransferase family protein, translated as MSTRTSHLPPHGQTKFITDGGLETTLIFHDGIDLPHFASFDLLKTDEGCAHITAYYERYLELAKDAQAGFILESPTWRANRDWAEKIGYGEAELAELNRKAIDLMADLRDRYHSETTPCLISGNIGPRGDGYVPSLCMTVNQARAYHAPQIVTFAKAGVDMVSVVTINYPNEAVGIALACRDVDMPCVISFTVETDGHLPSGEPLCDAIAMVDDMTAGYPAYYMINCAHPDHFRDKLEDDGAWKNRICGIRANASRQSHAELDASKHLDDGNPDELGRLYRDLADLLPNLSVLGGCCGTDHRHVNAMAEHALAHLRSA; from the coding sequence ATGAGCACACGCACTTCACACCTGCCGCCACACGGGCAGACAAAATTCATCACCGATGGCGGCCTTGAGACCACATTGATCTTTCATGACGGGATCGACCTGCCGCATTTTGCATCCTTTGACCTTTTGAAAACGGATGAGGGCTGCGCGCATATCACCGCCTATTACGAGCGTTACCTTGAACTGGCCAAGGACGCGCAGGCGGGTTTTATCCTTGAAAGCCCGACATGGCGGGCCAATCGCGACTGGGCAGAAAAGATCGGCTATGGCGAAGCTGAACTGGCCGAGCTGAACCGCAAGGCCATTGATTTGATGGCCGACCTTCGTGATCGGTACCATAGCGAGACAACGCCCTGCCTGATCAGTGGCAATATCGGCCCACGCGGTGATGGTTACGTTCCGTCGCTTTGCATGACGGTTAATCAGGCACGCGCCTATCACGCACCACAGATCGTCACATTTGCCAAGGCGGGTGTCGACATGGTTTCGGTCGTCACCATCAACTATCCCAACGAGGCCGTCGGCATTGCACTTGCCTGCCGGGATGTCGATATGCCGTGCGTCATTTCGTTTACGGTTGAAACGGACGGACATTTGCCAAGTGGCGAGCCCCTCTGTGATGCCATCGCGATGGTCGATGACATGACAGCAGGCTATCCGGCCTATTACATGATCAATTGCGCCCATCCGGACCATTTCCGCGACAAGCTTGAAGATGATGGCGCGTGGAAAAACCGCATCTGCGGCATCCGGGCCAATGCATCACGCCAAAGCCATGCGGAACTGGATGCCTCGAAACATCTTGATGATGGCAATCCGGATGAACTGGGACGCCTGTATCGTGATCTTGCCGATCTGCTGCCAAACCTGTCGGTTCTTGGCGGTTGCTGCGGGACCGACCATCGACATGTCAACGCCATGGCCGAACATGCCTTGGCACACCTGCGCAGCGCCTAA
- a CDS encoding TetR/AcrR family transcriptional regulator: MEKLTITETFGGPKRKGERTRERIMEIASQSILEKGFGATSIEEIICEAGLTKSGFFYHFSDKNELARALLQRYIEQDDEILDQVFDRARELVDDPLHQLLAALKMLAEVLEDLPNGHPGCIVAVYCYQERLFDQEVRDLNRHAVLAWRIRFRAILDDIADQYQTTEPVDLEQVADMISTVLEGGIVMSKALNEPRKLAEQVMLLRSFIKLLFTRRPDAR, translated from the coding sequence ATGGAAAAACTGACAATCACCGAGACGTTCGGCGGCCCCAAACGCAAGGGCGAACGCACGCGTGAACGCATTATGGAAATCGCGTCACAGTCGATTTTGGAAAAGGGCTTTGGCGCGACCTCGATCGAGGAAATCATTTGCGAAGCCGGGCTGACCAAAAGCGGGTTCTTCTATCATTTTTCGGACAAGAACGAGCTCGCGCGGGCTTTGCTGCAACGCTATATCGAACAGGATGACGAAATCCTCGATCAGGTATTTGATCGTGCCCGCGAATTGGTCGACGATCCCCTGCATCAATTGCTGGCAGCGCTTAAAATGCTGGCCGAGGTGCTTGAAGATCTGCCCAATGGCCATCCGGGCTGCATCGTTGCGGTCTATTGCTATCAGGAACGCCTGTTTGACCAGGAAGTCCGCGATCTCAACCGGCATGCGGTTCTGGCCTGGCGCATCCGGTTCCGCGCGATCCTTGATGATATCGCCGACCAATATCAGACGACCGAGCCAGTCGACCTCGAACAGGTCGCTGACATGATTTCAACCGTGCTTGAAGGCGGCATCGTCATGTCAAAGGCACTCAACGAACCGCGCAAACTCGCCGAACAGGTTATGCTGCTCAGAAGCTTCATCAAGCTGCTTTTTACCCGGCGACCGGACGCGCGTTAA
- a CDS encoding protein-arginine deiminase family protein, whose translation MTLTPGVAESHEFTIDNGTWRLRVNGAGFVPIDEQNIVVNGDGLNAKDLTVIYYTLHTDRNRDGALDGAGIIKQLTPPAITFGVHGQGAIIPVNCNRDDNTITAGYADNQDDKVNGNNDLASGTGRIEIRRTIAGPVVGVPAAWELKLKVIRETLADDEPEKHIRIFDGVRQDSDEMIGPETDSFARPTTADVGASKIYAIEAVRFAGRNFANGECGLVLSVIQPEVTGPDTTTYWFADRLMVARWIGNHHLQTVSDLYVAIATNDDGSDNQLFRAALGNAAGADNPAITVTPGDPENAQEIDIPYLNGNVWDDYGPAGQTAPEPAGDDRWMRDTVVAGYSSWPGNNNAALSKNAFMKTHRWGALQNWVFESLLSADVGVFYPAAGSTDAIASANSGGNIAVTPPVKKTTLAGTTSYRFGRIYYGHNQEHQVDRSSRDFMAAQNMQAPIVLDTDWLYVGHVDEMMTFVPDPNPADPFKKWKLLVASPAEAYRLLTAAQGAHGAANMLKRPAWNGGNNQFDYTDLEIDGTPVGATINAFLGNGNAPLDHPETGASYTYEQLRNWNIRGVEAVIAQNIDRLKMAFDLADVDIIKVPVIFYPEDYIDEPYALLDMLDPTALDDDDGFNIYPGVDGGFQCGALTGDMPNMFVGNTRLMIPKPYGPWIVDLTDNVNHGYDLFERDLQQKLAAIVNGPTCVFIDDWVDYHTMLGEIHCGTNEVRSPYDGQTAFGNARYGQWWTAVDA comes from the coding sequence ATGACCCTGACGCCCGGCGTGGCCGAATCCCATGAGTTCACCATCGACAACGGAACCTGGCGTTTACGGGTCAATGGTGCCGGTTTTGTGCCGATTGACGAACAGAATATTGTGGTCAATGGCGATGGACTAAATGCCAAGGATCTCACCGTCATTTACTACACGCTTCACACGGATCGCAATCGCGACGGTGCCCTTGACGGGGCGGGCATCATCAAGCAACTCACACCGCCCGCGATCACTTTTGGCGTGCATGGTCAAGGTGCCATTATCCCGGTCAATTGTAACCGTGATGACAATACAATCACCGCCGGTTACGCCGACAATCAGGACGACAAGGTCAATGGCAACAATGATCTTGCGAGCGGGACGGGCCGCATTGAGATACGCCGCACCATTGCCGGTCCTGTTGTCGGCGTGCCCGCAGCGTGGGAGCTTAAGCTTAAGGTCATACGCGAAACCTTGGCCGATGACGAACCTGAGAAGCATATCCGGATCTTTGATGGTGTGCGGCAAGACAGCGACGAGATGATCGGCCCTGAAACCGACAGCTTCGCCCGCCCGACCACCGCTGATGTCGGAGCGAGCAAAATCTATGCAATCGAAGCCGTGCGCTTTGCCGGGCGCAACTTTGCCAACGGTGAATGTGGCCTTGTCCTCAGCGTTATTCAGCCCGAAGTCACCGGACCGGACACCACCACCTATTGGTTTGCAGATAGACTTATGGTTGCACGCTGGATCGGCAATCATCATTTGCAAACCGTTAGTGATCTTTACGTTGCCATTGCAACCAATGATGACGGGTCAGACAATCAACTGTTCAGAGCCGCACTTGGTAATGCCGCCGGTGCTGATAATCCGGCGATCACGGTTACGCCCGGCGATCCGGAAAATGCACAGGAAATCGATATCCCGTATCTTAACGGCAATGTCTGGGACGATTACGGCCCGGCGGGTCAGACCGCACCCGAGCCGGCTGGCGATGACCGATGGATGCGCGACACTGTGGTTGCGGGTTACAGCAGCTGGCCGGGAAACAATAATGCCGCGCTGTCGAAGAACGCTTTCATGAAAACCCACCGTTGGGGTGCATTGCAGAACTGGGTTTTCGAAAGTCTCCTGAGTGCCGATGTCGGCGTGTTCTACCCGGCAGCCGGAAGTACTGATGCCATTGCCTCGGCAAATTCGGGCGGCAATATTGCCGTAACACCGCCGGTCAAAAAGACCACCCTTGCCGGGACGACCAGTTATCGGTTTGGACGGATCTATTACGGGCATAACCAGGAGCATCAGGTAGACCGAAGCAGCCGCGACTTCATGGCTGCACAAAACATGCAAGCGCCCATCGTTCTTGATACTGATTGGCTTTATGTCGGCCATGTTGATGAAATGATGACCTTTGTGCCAGATCCGAACCCGGCCGATCCATTTAAGAAATGGAAGCTACTCGTCGCAAGCCCAGCCGAGGCATACCGTCTGCTGACAGCCGCGCAGGGTGCACATGGGGCGGCCAACATGCTTAAACGTCCGGCTTGGAACGGCGGCAATAATCAGTTTGATTATACGGATCTTGAGATTGACGGCACGCCAGTTGGCGCAACCATCAATGCCTTTCTTGGCAATGGTAATGCGCCGTTAGATCATCCGGAAACCGGTGCGTCCTATACCTATGAGCAACTGCGCAACTGGAACATCCGGGGCGTAGAGGCCGTCATTGCGCAGAATATTGACCGATTAAAAATGGCGTTCGATCTGGCCGATGTTGATATCATCAAGGTCCCGGTCATTTTCTATCCAGAAGATTACATCGACGAACCCTATGCGCTTTTGGACATGCTAGATCCCACAGCACTGGATGATGATGACGGGTTCAACATCTATCCGGGGGTTGATGGCGGTTTCCAATGCGGCGCATTGACCGGCGACATGCCCAACATGTTTGTTGGCAACACGCGCTTGATGATTCCCAAGCCATATGGCCCTTGGATTGTCGATCTGACAGACAACGTCAATCACGGGTACGATCTGTTTGAACGCGATTTACAGCAAAAGCTTGCAGCCATCGTTAATGGTCCAACTTGCGTCTTTATCGACGATTGGGTCGATTATCATACGATGCTTGGCGAAATTCACTGCGGCACCAACGAGGTCCGCAGCCCATATGATGGCCAAACGGCATTTGGCAATGCGCGGTATGGCCAATGGTGGACTGCGGTTGATGCCTGA
- a CDS encoding methionine ABC transporter permease yields MFSTLAPILLQATGETLYMVAVSLSIATAFGLPLGVLLATSGRGELFEALWFQRVFGPLVNATRSVPFIILAVAIIPFTRFVVGTSIGTSAAIVPLTVAAIPFIARIIEGAMREVDGGLIEAAQAMGARPVQVVTKVLLPEALPGIIHGLTLTAVTLIGYSAMVGAVGAGGLGDLGIRYGYQRFRPDVMAAVVITLIVVVQVVQSFGDYLARKADKRNI; encoded by the coding sequence ATGTTTTCTACCCTTGCACCCATTCTGCTGCAGGCGACCGGTGAAACCCTTTATATGGTGGCCGTCTCGCTTTCGATTGCGACCGCCTTTGGCTTGCCGCTTGGTGTGTTGCTGGCAACCTCTGGCCGGGGGGAGCTGTTTGAAGCCCTCTGGTTCCAGCGCGTTTTTGGCCCGCTGGTCAACGCAACCCGCTCGGTCCCGTTCATCATTCTGGCGGTGGCGATCATTCCGTTTACCCGCTTTGTCGTCGGCACCTCAATCGGCACGTCTGCTGCCATCGTGCCACTGACCGTCGCGGCCATTCCGTTCATTGCGCGGATCATCGAAGGTGCCATGCGCGAAGTGGATGGCGGCCTGATCGAGGCGGCCCAGGCCATGGGTGCGCGTCCGGTACAGGTCGTGACCAAGGTGCTGTTACCCGAAGCATTGCCGGGCATCATTCACGGTCTGACTCTGACCGCGGTGACCCTGATTGGCTATTCCGCAATGGTTGGCGCCGTTGGGGCCGGTGGGCTTGGTGATCTTGGTATTCGTTATGGCTATCAGCGTTTCCGCCCGGATGTCATGGCGGCTGTTGTCATCACGCTGATTGTCGTCGTGCAGGTCGTGCAAAGCTTTGGCGACTATCTGGCGCGCAAGGCCGACAAGCGCAACATCTGA